A segment of the Bactrocera neohumeralis isolate Rockhampton chromosome 3, APGP_CSIRO_Bneo_wtdbg2-racon-allhic-juicebox.fasta_v2, whole genome shotgun sequence genome:
tttataacattgaccaaataagttttatatatattatgtatgtacacatttatttaaaaaaatatttatttttacatagcTATCTTTccgttaattaatattaaatagacCAAGGAAATATAGTAAAGTGTCTGCTAAATACCCTTCATGAATATAAAAAGAATACACTGAATTTGCTGGTTATGGTAGTTCTATTTTAAACAGAATCTTATCAATAAGATTTCCAGAAAAATCGGAAATGCTTTTGCACTTTGGTGTGCTTATTGTAGTATCAGCTACTGTAAAATCAGTGTAGCAACTACTATATTTATTGTGCAAAGCAGATAATAGAAAATCAAACGGTCATTTGACTGATGGAAGAGTTTTTCTGCATGATTAATCCACCTGTGCCTATTATATACCCTAGCGCTTTTTTCGATAAATATTAACCGCCAGCAGCGTGATTTTAACCAATTTTATCACCAACAAGAGTTGTGAGCACATTAACAACTGTTATCAAGCCCTATCACTGGAAGGAAGCTAAAcattgcaaaagtaaattttatgaaagtcagaatgaaaagaaagtataatcaaagaaaatgtaaaGTCCATGATAAAAATTAACGGATATTGATAAGTGcacataaataagtatttatgtaagtGCATGCAAGGATCATTATGCCAGCAACACGCAAATCGAGTGAACAACTCATCAAAGTCACAAAGTCGATAGTGTAggtattttttgtgaaatgattTCGTAAGCAGTTTATATATATGATTAtaagcgtacatacatatatacaattgcaCTTATTTATATCAGTTTCATGCCGCTGAAAGCCTTTACAAacattataaatacatacatacatatagacaaaGGCAAAGGCGGAGTCATGTAGGCGGCAGGAAGGCAAGTTATAAGTATATTACCGACGAGTCATTGATAGCGTACACTTTTAGTTGGCAAAACGAAAGCTATGTATATAGTAACACAGAAACAAAGGCCCCGCCACCCCGCCGCCATAGTCAATGCACTTTACTCAGcagtacatatttttaagctCAGACAGGAGATAAGCTGCCGAAACAAAGTATGTGCAGGCAAATGAAGCGCTACAAACGTAGCAAAAACACAACCAGCAAGTAAGCAAAGTAGTGAATAGTACATATGTTCGATTACAGCTACAAAGGAATCTTGGTTCCTAAAACAATATAGtaggtatataaaatatttaggtaTTTCTTTAGATTACATTTGTACATTGTCCAAAGAATTGCCTTAGAAAGCTGTCGTTAGTGcgtatgttatacatatattcaagtaAATATTGCAAAGGCGTAACCACAAATGTTCTCTTGGCCAGAAAGGCTAACAAGTGAATAGCAACACCTGGCCACTTTCAACCCCATCCAAACCTAAAGACTATATGTAACTATGAAACTTGGCTGCCAAACCATGCGAAACGTTTCCGACCAACTGACCAACTAAGTAAAACAACATCATGTCAAGTTAAATACCATACCACCTTAGCTGCATTTACATTCCAATGAGAGGGGTACCTCACCCTATATTTTGTTTGCCAAGTCTATGCGCgacatttatatacaatttgcaataaaatgaaGGCAAAGGTCATACCAAACCATCTAAATTGACCAACGTATACTGGCTAAACAACAATATTGTCCTAATAGAAAACTTTATGGTATTGTAGATGGAAAATTTATACGCTTAACAATCCAATTGCACGAATACTTACACATCAATTTTTCGTTGTATATTGTAACCAAGCAATTTCTAGCACTTTAGGCGATAATAAATTACAGAGATTATTAGTTATTGCTGATTTATAGTTTAGGCTTTTTAGGgcctttctttgttttttcttcgattaacaatttaaaatgtgAAAGGTTTTTTGCATTTATGATTTGATTACAAGCAGAAACTTTTACAAGAAGATTTCAAGCAACACTTTTCACTAAATGTACAGAAGTCACCACGTCAATAActgttttctattttaaatatgtcaataatattatttttgtttttaaacccaaaagttattatttttcacaaaaaattttcagcttctcGACCCGTGAacaccacaaaaattctttcgTTTCAACGTCTGTTCTCTATCTGACATTCGCAgcctttttattttcctattgtCACAGATTCGCTAAAGTCAACGAATATGACGATGACTCGTTCAAATTTAACATGGTtgtattttgacaaaaattttaattgccgtaccaaaaatatatatgtatacagaaaaaaataagtttaaacattttcttaaacCCACTaaacaaatatgataaataaGGTTTGcaggaaataatttaattaattattatttaaattttaagaaatattcacacattttcttttgttttataagATTTTGTCCACTTCTGCCCACCGTGCAAGCCTTGATCAGCCGTTTGCCCGAACATACTACGCGGTAGTATTTGtacgtatatattttcattgaagAAATGCcgtgtttttgtttacattcaaTAAAATGACTGAATTGataaatttgtttaagaaaTTAAGTGAGTTTTTTGATCGTAAATTACTTTGGGAAAACATTGAAGAGGCTTACGAGGATGATGCTGAAAAAGAGCAAAACAAGAATAAATCGAATGCGGAAGAGCAGCCTCCAACTACTTCTCGGCAAGCTAAGTCCACTGTACCTGAATTGCCATTTGTGCAGCGTGCACTCAACGATCCGCAGGTGTTGTCCACTCTACTAGAACTATGCTCTGCCATACGTATTTTGCGGAGTGAATCAAGTGCCAGCTATGATAATACCTATGATTGCTGGGATGAGGTGGTTAAAGTGTCACCGCGTGACTCCTACTTAAGCTTCGTGTATGCTTTAGCGGGTCTAGCAACATTGGATGCTGCTTGTGCCGCATATACAAAGCTTGCTCTTGCTGCCGtcaatacatattttctttCGCTAACTATCCCTGGTGCAAAAGGATTTCATATCTTTGAGCCCGAGGTAATAGCGCATTGCCTTCAGGTATTCGGTTTGATAGAACGCATACAACATCCTGACATTCTACGTCGAATGTCGAAACAGCAACCTATCGAGATATGGGTACGATTCTCAACGTTCTGCGATGACTTCAAATTGCTGCTAAGATATGTGCATTTCAACGATCACAAAGCCACACGAGACATCTTGCTGAAGAAACTAGTGAATATATTGTACATGAATTATGAGCGTGGTTATGCCAATATGTGTAAGTGAAATTTCGTCATGTTTCCCACAAATCGTAttaatttcgtgttttatttatAACCAAAGTAGCAGAACATTTCTATAtatctaaaatacaaaaactgatAATCATTGTTATTGATATTTATACGAGTAACTTAATTGATAAAGCCATAAAGTGTTTAGCCAATAGCAcgtttcataaataaattttttataggcGAAATAGTGTCTGTGAGCTGTAAACCTAGGCTGCGCAGCAAAACCACCGGCGTGAATGTGGTCGAGTAGAGTGTATGCAAACCATGCACACCCACCATTATAGGCACGTTCTTCGACAAGCTACGTTGTTCGTATTTAATAAGGTAGTGATTGTCACTGAGTTTTGCACCAGCATACGCCGCCTCAGAAAGCACTTTAACAAGTTCACGCACATCACTGAACCCTAAATTCACACCTTGACCTGCGAGTGGATGTACTCGATGAGCGGCGTCTCCAATCAAAGCCGCACCGGTGCATACATATGATGAGGCATGTAAAAAGCCCAAAGGAAATGATGCACGTGATTTTTCTATAACTCCATTTACGGCAGGCGGATATTGTCTCAGCATATCGGGATTACGTCCAATAATCGAGTTTAATGTATTCATTGCATTGACAACAACTCCATTCTTGGGGTATTCCTTGAAAAAAGCTTCATTTAATGCTTTAGTGAAATCCGCGTCAGGCAATTCCAACAAATGTTTAGCATGTGGAATGGTTGTACTCCACACCACCGAACTGAGTGTGTCGCTTAATGGTAATAAGGCAACCGGTCCGGTAGGTAAGAAACGTTGCCAGGCCACCGTATTATCACAAGCGTCTTCTAATTGCACGGTGGCTACCACTCCACGACGTTGATACTCCAAACTAAATACATCGATATTCATTTGTTTACGAACCAACGAATTGGCGCCATCAGCGCCTATCAGTAGTTCACATGTTAATATTTTGCCATCTTTAAGGTTCACTTGCGAATATTTATCGCCAGTGTCTACAGAAAGTTGTACGCCTTCAATGCGCGCATTGTTACGTACCTCCACATTCTGCGCATTTGTGTTATCAGCCAGTTGTGCATACAGAGCATCCAACATTAAATCATTTTCAATAATGCAAGCCACATCAGCGGCGAAATGTTCATCTTGAAATTTGATTAAGGCATCACTACATGCATCCCACACTTGCATCTGTTTAACATGTTTTACTCTACGTTCTTCCATGTAATCCCAAGCGCCGATCGATTGGAAAAGTTCTACACTGTTATTATTAATAGCGGAGACACGGTTGCCATATTGCGCTTCGACATTGAAGCCTCTGAAAGGCGGTGCGCCCTCAAGCAATAATATCCGTTTgtcatttaaaactttatttttgccCAAAGCAACTGCGAGTGCTGTGCCGACGAGTCCACCACCACCAATTATGATGTCATAGTGTTCTG
Coding sequences within it:
- the LOC126754099 gene encoding ubiquinone biosynthesis monooxygenase COQ6, mitochondrial, which codes for MSALRKPTGTRNLRMLFKQLHAVRSICVSSKSYADDHGQKPKSSAEHYDIIIGGGGLVGTALAVALGKNKVLNDKRILLLEGAPPFRGFNVEAQYGNRVSAINNNSVELFQSIGAWDYMEERRVKHVKQMQVWDACSDALIKFQDEHFAADVACIIENDLMLDALYAQLADNTNAQNVEVRNNARIEGVQLSVDTGDKYSQVNLKDGKILTCELLIGADGANSLVRKQMNIDVFSLEYQRRGVVATVQLEDACDNTVAWQRFLPTGPVALLPLSDTLSSVVWSTTIPHAKHLLELPDADFTKALNEAFFKEYPKNGVVVNAMNTLNSIIGRNPDMLRQYPPAVNGVIEKSRASFPLGFLHASSYVCTGAALIGDAAHRVHPLAGQGVNLGFSDVRELVKVLSEAAYAGAKLSDNHYLIKYEQRSLSKNVPIMVGVHGLHTLYSTTFTPVVLLRSLGLQLTDTISPIKNLFMKRAIG